The segment CTTCTTCAATTGGTTCCTGGCATACCTTGGCTATGTCTTCCACCAACCGCTGCACGATAGGTTTTCCAGCAATAGGAATAAGGGGTTTAGGAACAGTAAGGGTGTGGGGGCGCATACGTTTGCCCATGCCGGCCATTGGTACAATGATTCTCATAGTGTCTTTTAAAAAGGTTGCTTAAGTAAGGCCTACCTACGGGTTTTTCGCATTTTAGATATAAGAACTCCCGGTTTTGAGGCTATTTCTCCTAAAATATAGTAAAAACCGTAGATAGTCAATTTATTGTTTTCCAGTGCTTCCGTATCCGCCGGCCCCACGTTGGGTTTCGGTGAGTTCTTCTACCGCCTGCCACTCCACGCGCTCATACCGGGCTATTACCATTTGGGCTATTCGCTCGCCGTCTTCCACCACAAAATCAGTGTCGGATAGATTTACCAACAGTACTTTGATTTCGCCACGGTAATCAGCGTCAATGGTGCCGGGGCTATTGACAATAGAAATGCCGTATTTGAAAGCCAGTCCGCTACGGGGTCTGATTTGGGCCTCGTGCCCTTCCGGGAGTTCAATAGAAAGCCCTGTGGGAATGAGCGTACGTTGCAAAGGTTTTAAGGTCACCGAAGCCTCCAGATTGGCCCGTAGGTCAAGTCCGGCAGAATGCTCAGTGGCGTAAGCAGGCAGCGGGTGCTTGCCTAGGTTAATTATTTT is part of the Rufibacter tibetensis genome and harbors:
- the dut gene encoding dUTP diphosphatase, whose amino-acid sequence is MNSTLPIKIINLGKHPLPAYATEHSAGLDLRANLEASVTLKPLQRTLIPTGLSIELPEGHEAQIRPRSGLAFKYGISIVNSPGTIDADYRGEIKVLLVNLSDTDFVVEDGERIAQMVIARYERVEWQAVEELTETQRGAGGYGSTGKQ